The Lentzea guizhouensis genome contains a region encoding:
- a CDS encoding DUF2771 family protein — protein sequence MRRLASVLAVSVLVLTGCSLPRHYPEVTFHANGKTIRVEPAVYCDLGGDNCAERAQPAKLKVPAGKVVQISVDGQLADGLWEAVFLYRDAAGKEQTTGTGLLGKGENFTYTLSLPDKADQLLGIEVHEAAAAVLETGQPLLRGYWAVEVTS from the coding sequence GTGCGTCGACTTGCTTCCGTCCTGGCCGTTTCCGTTCTCGTGCTGACGGGGTGCTCGCTCCCCCGCCACTACCCGGAGGTCACGTTCCACGCGAACGGCAAGACCATCCGGGTCGAGCCGGCGGTCTACTGCGACCTCGGCGGCGACAACTGCGCGGAGCGGGCCCAGCCCGCGAAGCTGAAGGTCCCCGCGGGCAAGGTCGTGCAGATCTCGGTCGACGGCCAGCTCGCCGACGGGCTGTGGGAGGCCGTGTTCCTGTACCGCGACGCGGCGGGCAAGGAGCAGACCACCGGCACCGGCCTGCTGGGCAAGGGCGAGAACTTCACCTACACGCTGTCGCTGCCGGACAAGGCCGACCAGCTGCTGGGCATCGAGGTCCACGAGGCGGCCGCGGCGGTGCTGGAGACCGGGCAGCCGCTGCTGCGCGGGTACTGGGCGGTCGAGGTCACCTCTTAA
- a CDS encoding MFS transporter has translation MTGDRGWSDEPTPKRYPWQDDEYQPRQRRGTPSEHGFQPPPRTQNTRPLPDEDQQTTPRPKPPKKLTVTRVAWFRSKQLSQQAVAAFRRAAHADGAKKSGMSSVTYAVMMNYAADAAMAVALANTLFFSAASAESKTKVALYLLITVAPFALIAPVIGPLLDKIQRGRRLALAASCVLRIGLSVVMALNFDNWLLYPAALGSMVLSKSFTVLKSAITPRVLPPEITLSKTNARMTVFGLAAGAVFGAFAAGFANLFGSPGALWFTAVLCLVNAVLCMRIPAWVEVTEGEVPAALRSRKPGKRPMSRHIVVSLWGNGTIRVLTGFLTLFAAFVVREQTEGDAVRQLLLLGVIAGAAGIGSFLGNAIGARQQFGKPDEVVLGCVGTALAATIVAAALPGLVTAAIVGLLGATASALAKVSLDAVIQDDLPEESRASAFGRSETILQLTWVFGGALGVLLPPTFWVGFLVVAVLLALGLTQTWMSRNGTSLHRLVRRAAPATP, from the coding sequence GTGACGGGCGACCGCGGGTGGAGTGACGAGCCGACTCCGAAGCGCTACCCGTGGCAGGACGACGAGTACCAGCCGCGGCAGCGCCGTGGCACGCCGTCCGAGCACGGTTTCCAGCCGCCTCCGCGCACCCAGAACACCCGGCCACTGCCGGACGAGGACCAGCAGACCACCCCGAGGCCGAAGCCGCCGAAGAAGCTCACCGTCACCCGCGTCGCGTGGTTCCGGTCCAAGCAGCTCTCGCAGCAGGCGGTCGCGGCGTTCCGGCGGGCGGCGCACGCGGACGGCGCGAAGAAGTCCGGCATGTCGTCGGTCACCTACGCGGTGATGATGAACTACGCGGCCGACGCGGCGATGGCCGTGGCGCTGGCGAACACGTTGTTCTTCTCGGCTGCCAGTGCCGAGTCCAAGACCAAGGTCGCGCTGTACCTGCTGATCACGGTCGCGCCGTTCGCGTTGATCGCGCCGGTGATCGGCCCGCTGCTGGACAAGATCCAACGCGGGCGGCGGCTCGCCCTGGCCGCGTCTTGCGTGCTGCGGATCGGGTTGTCGGTCGTGATGGCGCTGAACTTCGACAACTGGCTGCTGTACCCGGCGGCGCTGGGCAGCATGGTGCTGTCGAAGTCGTTCACGGTGCTCAAGTCGGCGATCACGCCGCGGGTGCTGCCGCCGGAGATCACGCTGTCGAAGACCAACGCGCGCATGACCGTCTTCGGGCTGGCGGCGGGTGCGGTGTTCGGTGCGTTCGCGGCGGGTTTCGCGAACCTCTTCGGCTCGCCGGGCGCGCTGTGGTTCACGGCGGTGCTGTGCCTGGTGAACGCGGTGCTGTGCATGCGGATCCCGGCGTGGGTCGAGGTGACCGAGGGCGAGGTGCCCGCGGCGCTGCGGTCGCGCAAGCCCGGCAAGCGGCCGATGTCGCGGCACATCGTGGTGTCGTTGTGGGGCAACGGGACCATTCGCGTGCTGACCGGGTTCCTGACGCTGTTCGCGGCTTTCGTGGTGCGCGAGCAGACCGAGGGCGACGCGGTCCGGCAGCTGCTGCTCCTGGGTGTGATCGCGGGTGCGGCCGGCATCGGCAGCTTCCTCGGCAACGCGATCGGCGCGCGCCAGCAGTTCGGCAAGCCCGACGAGGTGGTGCTCGGCTGCGTCGGCACGGCGCTGGCGGCCACGATCGTCGCCGCCGCCCTGCCCGGCCTGGTGACCGCCGCGATCGTGGGGCTGCTCGGTGCCACGGCGTCGGCGCTCGCGAAGGTGAGCCTGGACGCGGTGATCCAGGACGACCTGCCGGAGGAGTCGCGCGCGTCGGCGTTCGGCCGCTCCGAGACGATCCTGCAGCTCACGTGGGTCTTCGGCGGCGCGCTGGGCGTGCTGCTGCCGCCGACGTTCTGGGTCGGGTTCCTGGTGGTCGCGGTGCTGCTGGCGCTCGGTCTCACGCAGACCTGGATGTCCCGCAACGGAACCTCGTTGCACCGGCTCGTCCGCAGGGCGGCCCCGGCCACCCCGTAG
- a CDS encoding DUF3027 domain-containing protein codes for MNATQLLADAVDLARAAAQEEAGLERVGAHVGVSAEDEFSVTHLFEAEHAGYRGWNWAVTVACAGEGTPVSVSEVVLLPGQEALVAPEWVPWSDRVRAGDLGVGDLFPAREDDPRLVSGHVQSDDPAVEEVALEIGLGRERVLSREGRLDAAERWVSSEFGPKSDMARSAPAHCGTCGFYTRVAGAFGAAFGVCANEIAPADGHVVHVGYGCGAHSQIEVDISPMVPVADLVYDDAQLDVSE; via the coding sequence GTGAACGCCACGCAACTGCTCGCCGACGCCGTTGACCTCGCCCGCGCCGCCGCGCAGGAGGAAGCCGGGTTGGAACGCGTCGGTGCTCATGTGGGGGTGTCCGCCGAGGACGAGTTCTCGGTGACGCACCTCTTCGAAGCCGAGCACGCGGGCTACCGCGGCTGGAACTGGGCCGTGACCGTCGCCTGCGCGGGCGAGGGCACGCCGGTGTCGGTCAGCGAGGTCGTGCTGCTGCCGGGCCAGGAGGCCCTGGTCGCACCCGAGTGGGTGCCGTGGAGCGACCGGGTCCGCGCCGGTGACCTCGGCGTCGGCGACCTGTTCCCGGCCCGCGAGGACGACCCGCGCCTGGTCTCCGGCCACGTCCAGTCCGACGACCCGGCCGTCGAGGAGGTGGCGCTGGAGATCGGTCTCGGTCGCGAGCGCGTGCTGTCCCGCGAGGGCCGTCTCGACGCCGCCGAACGCTGGGTGTCCTCGGAGTTCGGCCCGAAGTCGGACATGGCCCGCTCCGCCCCCGCGCACTGCGGCACCTGCGGTTTCTACACCCGCGTGGCCGGTGCGTTCGGCGCCGCGTTCGGCGTGTGCGCGAACGAGATCGCGCCGGCCGACGGCCACGTCGTGCACGTCGGCTACGGCTGCGGCGCGCACTCCCAGATCGAGGTCGACATCAGCCCGATGGTGCCGGTCGCCGACCTCGTCTACGACGACGCGCAGCTGGACGTCTCCGAGTGA
- a CDS encoding cold-shock protein yields the protein MPTGKVKWYDTEKGFGFVTQDGGEDVYVRKSALPPGVEGLKAGQRIEFGMAEGRRGPQALSVRLVDPAPSVAEARRRPAEELHGLIEDMIKLLENKVQPDLRRGRYPSDKKNMKLVAEVVRAVARDLDP from the coding sequence GTGCCGACCGGCAAGGTCAAGTGGTACGACACGGAGAAGGGCTTCGGATTCGTCACCCAGGACGGTGGCGAGGACGTCTACGTCCGCAAGTCCGCACTGCCACCCGGCGTCGAAGGCCTGAAAGCCGGCCAGCGCATCGAGTTCGGCATGGCAGAGGGCCGCCGAGGGCCCCAGGCGCTGTCCGTGCGCCTGGTCGACCCCGCGCCGTCCGTCGCCGAGGCCCGCCGCCGCCCCGCCGAGGAGCTGCACGGCCTGATCGAGGACATGATCAAGCTGCTGGAGAACAAGGTGCAGCCCGACCTGCGCCGCGGCCGCTACCCGTCGGACAAGAAGAACATGAAGCTCGTCGCCGAGGTCGTGCGGGCGGTGGCGCGGGACCTCGATCCGTAA
- a CDS encoding glutaminyl-peptide cyclotransferase, whose translation MRSPVWLVLVAVLAACSTPQETKPQVEVLQKIPHDTTAFTQGLELVDGVLYEGTGLEGESTMRALDPATGEVRQKVDLPQELFGEGITVVDDTIWQITWRNGVAIERDRKTFDEVRRVSYDGEGWGLCRDQSRLVMSDGSAKLTFRDPKSFAETGSVQVTRDGTPLTQLNELECVGGEVWANVWKTDEIVRIDPADGKVTNTYDLSSLKPQGDVDVLNGIAHVPGTDEFLVTGKNWPTIFRVRFH comes from the coding sequence GTGCGCTCACCCGTCTGGCTGGTCCTCGTCGCGGTTCTCGCCGCCTGTTCGACCCCGCAGGAAACAAAACCGCAGGTAGAAGTGCTCCAGAAAATTCCGCACGACACAACCGCGTTCACCCAGGGGTTGGAACTCGTCGACGGCGTCCTCTACGAGGGCACCGGTCTGGAGGGCGAGTCGACGATGCGCGCGCTCGACCCGGCGACCGGCGAGGTGCGCCAGAAGGTCGACCTGCCGCAGGAGCTCTTCGGCGAGGGCATCACGGTCGTCGACGACACCATCTGGCAGATCACGTGGCGCAACGGCGTGGCGATCGAGCGGGACCGCAAGACGTTCGACGAGGTGCGCCGGGTGTCCTACGACGGCGAGGGCTGGGGCCTCTGCCGCGACCAGTCCCGGCTCGTCATGAGCGACGGCAGCGCGAAGCTCACCTTCCGCGACCCGAAGTCGTTCGCCGAGACCGGAAGTGTGCAGGTCACGCGGGACGGCACGCCGCTGACGCAGCTCAACGAGCTGGAGTGCGTGGGCGGCGAGGTGTGGGCGAACGTGTGGAAGACCGACGAGATCGTGCGCATCGACCCGGCCGACGGGAAGGTCACGAACACCTACGACCTGTCCTCTTTGAAGCCGCAAGGTGACGTCGACGTCCTGAACGGCATCGCGCACGTTCCCGGTACCGACGAGTTCCTGGTCACAGGCAAGAACTGGCCCACCATCTTCCGGGTGCGCTTCCACTGA
- a CDS encoding HD domain-containing protein, which translates to MSDADRIVEFVYEVGQLKRLPRAGWLFAGVQHPESVAAHSFRVGVLAYALAVQEGANPDRAATLGLFHDVPEARIGDIPYVGKLYLDVKVPPEQVARDQVQHLPAPLAAHIEALVAEHEAAKDIDHTPEARCSRDADKLELLLQAREYQAAGVSKMERFIQTMQASVVTDTGKALMDSALRIAPTEWWEAFGRR; encoded by the coding sequence ATGTCTGACGCGGATCGGATCGTCGAGTTCGTCTACGAGGTCGGCCAGCTCAAACGCCTGCCCAGAGCGGGATGGCTCTTCGCCGGGGTCCAGCACCCCGAGTCGGTGGCAGCCCATTCGTTCCGGGTGGGCGTGCTGGCGTACGCGCTCGCCGTGCAGGAGGGCGCGAACCCGGACCGGGCGGCGACGCTGGGCCTGTTCCACGACGTGCCCGAGGCGCGCATCGGCGACATCCCCTACGTGGGCAAGCTCTACCTCGACGTGAAGGTCCCGCCGGAGCAGGTGGCCCGCGACCAGGTCCAGCACCTGCCCGCCCCGCTCGCCGCGCACATCGAGGCGTTGGTAGCCGAGCACGAAGCCGCCAAGGACATCGACCACACGCCCGAAGCGCGTTGCTCCCGTGACGCCGACAAGCTCGAACTGCTCCTGCAGGCCCGCGAGTACCAGGCCGCCGGCGTCAGCAAGATGGAGCGCTTCATCCAGACCATGCAGGCGTCCGTCGTCACCGACACCGGCAAGGCGCTCATGGACAGCGCTCTCCGCATCGCCCCCACCGAGTGGTGGGAGGCGTTCGGCCGCCGTTAA
- a CDS encoding sacsin N-terminal ATP-binding-like domain-containing protein gives MTDPFGTEALRTSVLAAWRGSPTRFREDANAEEDLRIGGYRDRLLVELAQNAADAAGPEPGVLRITLVDGELRAANTGAPLTAAGVAALASLRASAKESGVGQFGVGFAAVLAVTDAPRVVSVSGGVEFSAARTRLEVPELAAERGGDVPVLRLVWPCSEPVPDGFTTEVRLPLTVDLSLDDLAAEVPDLLLALPGLRRVEIGSQSWERFVTAEGVVTVGSSRWLVEQVSGELPASLVQGVEHRPQWTATWAYPLDEPLGEDVLHAPTPTDERVSLPARLIATVPVEPSRRRVLPGAAAWSVLESAAALYPALARVPAWNAPPGAAARLPAVRSGRPPARRG, from the coding sequence GTGACCGACCCGTTCGGCACCGAGGCCCTGCGCACCTCGGTCCTCGCCGCGTGGCGTGGTTCGCCCACCCGGTTCCGCGAGGACGCGAACGCGGAGGAGGACCTCCGCATCGGTGGCTACCGCGACCGCCTGCTCGTCGAGCTGGCCCAGAACGCCGCCGACGCCGCCGGTCCTGAGCCTGGTGTGTTGCGGATCACCCTGGTGGACGGTGAGCTGCGGGCCGCGAACACCGGCGCGCCGCTGACCGCCGCGGGTGTGGCCGCGCTGGCGTCGCTGCGGGCGTCGGCCAAGGAGTCGGGCGTCGGGCAGTTCGGCGTCGGGTTCGCGGCCGTGCTGGCCGTGACCGACGCGCCGCGCGTGGTCTCGGTGTCCGGTGGCGTCGAGTTCTCCGCCGCCCGGACCCGCCTGGAGGTGCCGGAGCTGGCCGCCGAACGCGGCGGTGACGTGCCGGTGCTGCGGCTGGTGTGGCCGTGCTCCGAGCCGGTGCCGGACGGTTTCACGACCGAGGTCCGGCTGCCGCTGACCGTCGACCTGTCGCTCGACGACCTGGCCGCCGAGGTGCCGGACCTGCTGCTGGCGCTGCCGGGTCTGCGCCGCGTCGAGATCGGTTCCCAGTCGTGGGAGCGCTTCGTCACCGCCGAGGGCGTGGTGACCGTCGGGTCGTCGCGCTGGCTGGTCGAGCAGGTCTCCGGTGAGCTGCCCGCGTCTCTCGTGCAGGGCGTCGAACACCGTCCACAGTGGACCGCTACCTGGGCGTACCCGCTCGACGAGCCGCTCGGTGAGGACGTGCTGCACGCGCCGACGCCGACCGACGAGCGGGTGTCGTTGCCCGCACGACTGATCGCCACCGTGCCCGTCGAGCCCTCGCGCCGCCGCGTGCTGCCCGGTGCCGCCGCGTGGTCGGTGCTGGAGTCGGCCGCGGCCCTGTACCCGGCCCTGGCGCGCGTCCCCGCGTGGAACGCACCGCCTGGTGCCGCTGCCCGGCTTCCCGCTGTCCGAAGTGGACGACCGCCTGCGCGCCGCGGCTGA